In Mariluticola halotolerans, one DNA window encodes the following:
- the rpsG gene encoding 30S ribosomal protein S7, which yields MSRRHRAEKRDVIPDPKFGDLVVSKFMNSLMKDGKKSAAEGIVYGAFDVVLERTKQDPITVFHAALENIRPSVEVRSRRVGGATYQVPVEVRTERQQALAIRWLIESARKRGENTMVDRLSGELMDAQNGRGQAVKKREDTHRMADANRAFSHYRW from the coding sequence ATGTCCCGTCGGCATCGTGCAGAAAAGCGTGACGTTATTCCGGATCCCAAGTTCGGTGATCTCGTCGTATCGAAATTTATGAATTCCCTGATGAAAGACGGCAAGAAGTCGGCTGCAGAAGGCATCGTCTATGGTGCTTTTGATGTGGTGCTCGAGCGCACCAAGCAGGATCCGATCACTGTCTTTCATGCGGCGCTGGAAAACATCCGGCCGTCCGTTGAAGTGCGTTCCCGCCGTGTTGGTGGTGCGACCTATCAGGTTCCCGTTGAAGTGCGCACAGAGCGCCAGCAGGCCCTGGCCATTCGCTGGCTGATCGAAAGTGCACGCAAGCGTGGTGAAAACACCATGGTTGATCGTCTGAGTGGCGAGCTGATGGACGCGCAGAACGGGCGCGGCCAGGCCGTTAAAAAACGCGAAGATACGCACCGGATGGCAGACGCCAACCGTGCCTTCTCGCATTACCGCTGGTAA
- the rpsL gene encoding 30S ribosomal protein S12 → MPTINQLIRKPRQSKPKRNKVPAMEANPQKRGVCTRVYTTTPKKPNSALRKVAKVRLTNNREVISYIGGEGHNLQEHSVVLIRGGRVRDLPGVRYHILRGVLDTQSVKDRKQRRSKYGAKRPK, encoded by the coding sequence ATGCCGACCATTAATCAGCTGATCCGGAAGCCCCGGCAGTCAAAGCCGAAGCGGAACAAAGTTCCGGCGATGGAAGCAAACCCGCAAAAGCGCGGCGTTTGTACGCGCGTTTATACGACCACGCCGAAGAAGCCGAACTCCGCTTTGCGTAAAGTTGCCAAGGTACGCCTGACCAACAATCGCGAAGTCATTTCCTATATCGGGGGCGAAGGCCACAACCTGCAGGAGCACTCTGTTGTGCTTATCCGCGGCGGTCGTGTGCGTGATCTTCCCGGTGTGCGTTACCACATCCTGCGCGGCGTACTCGACACGCAGAGTGTTAAAGATCGTAAGCAGCGTCGTTCGAAATACGGCGCTAAGCGGCCGAAATAA
- a CDS encoding YbjN domain-containing protein: MCLVRLGVSPRRLAPSTDPRPTVQVGWLYSAPYWASRVTGKKLHLEANSGDIDLDPDGLGQIDVPETFVPHHGGSGIRPFGDEIRQNGGTPMHIPPSFLAILLAGALMIPAARAQDLVDGSNVEGIMRAARAYGSAALATQPDGNPMLSGRINGIPYSARLRNCTARDCADMNFRVGFMIKPTPEAINNWNRDKRFSKAYLDNAGDAILEMDVVLSGGVSADNLGEVFAYWRLTLDQFSAYIGFR; the protein is encoded by the coding sequence ATGTGTTTGGTTCGTCTGGGTGTTTCGCCTCGGCGGCTTGCACCCTCAACCGATCCACGACCGACCGTTCAGGTTGGCTGGCTATACTCCGCCCCATACTGGGCGTCAAGGGTAACCGGCAAAAAACTGCATCTGGAGGCCAATTCCGGCGATATCGACCTCGATCCTGACGGATTGGGGCAAATTGACGTGCCGGAAACCTTTGTCCCGCACCATGGCGGTTCGGGGATTCGTCCGTTTGGGGACGAGATTCGACAGAACGGGGGAACGCCTATGCATATACCGCCCAGCTTTCTTGCGATTCTGCTTGCCGGCGCGTTGATGATTCCTGCGGCGCGGGCCCAGGACCTGGTGGATGGCAGCAATGTTGAGGGCATTATGCGCGCAGCGCGGGCCTATGGCAGCGCCGCCCTTGCCACGCAGCCGGACGGCAACCCCATGCTGAGCGGCCGGATTAACGGCATCCCCTACTCTGCCCGTCTGCGCAATTGCACGGCACGGGACTGCGCCGACATGAATTTCCGTGTTGGTTTCATGATCAAGCCCACGCCTGAGGCAATCAATAACTGGAATCGCGACAAGCGGTTTTCCAAGGCCTATCTCGACAATGCCGGCGATGCGATTCTTGAAATGGATGTTGTGCTGAGCGGCGGCGTGAGCGCGGATAATCTTGGCGAGGTGTTTGCCTATTGGCGCCTGACGCTTGACCAGTTCAGTGCCTATATAGGCTTTCGCTAG
- the rpoC gene encoding DNA-directed RNA polymerase subunit beta' → MNHHHHVMDPFNPQAQAQTFDQMKVNIASPEKILSWSYGEIKKPETINYRTFKPERDGLFCARIFGPTKDYECLCGKYKRMKFKGVICEKCGVEVTLSRVRRERMGHIELAAPVAHIWFLKSLPSRIALLLDMTLKDVERILYFEYYVVTEPGLTAFGQYELLSEEQYIDAQDQYGADSFTAMIGAEAIREMLMSLELEKIADQLRVEIAEATTELKPKKLAKRLKIVEQFIVSGNKPEWMIMTIIPVIPPELRPLVPLDGGRFATSDLNDLYRRVINRNNRLRRLIELRAPDIIIRNEKRMLQEAVDALFDNGRRGRTITGANKRPLKSLSDNLKGKHGRFRQNLLGKRVDYSGRSVITVGPELKLHQCGLPKKMALELFKPFIYSRLEAKGFSSTVKQAKKLVEKEKPEVWDILDEVIREHPVLLNRAPTLHRLGIQAFEPILIEGKAIQLHPLVCTAFNADFDGDQMAVHVPLSLEAQLEARVLMMSTNNILHPANGQPIIVPSQDIVLGLYHLSLMNDNEPGEGMAFGNIGELEHALATGTVTMHTKIKGRVKRVDAEGNVTTEVVETSPGRMLIGQLLPESVAVPFEVCNQVMTKKMVSKMIDTVYRGCGQKETVIFCDRIMDLGFKHACRAGISFGKDDMVIPDTKAGIVEATRKQVEEFEQQYNDGLITQGEKYNKVVDAWAKCGDKVADEMMARISAVDVDAETGRQKPINSVYMMAHSGARGSPAQMKQLAGMRGLMARPDGSIIETPITSNFKEGLTVMEYFNSTHGARKGLADTAMKTANSGYLTRRLVDVAQDSIITEIDCGTDRGLAMEAVVDSGQIVASLGQRILGRTTADDIVDPATGEVIAPRGTLLDEALVDAIEAAKVQTTRIRSPLTCDIRQGVCAACYGRDLARGTPVNIGEAVGVIAAQSIGEPGTQLTMRTFHIGGTAQVVDSSFFEASVEGKVEIRNRNVVKLADKSLIAMGRNVMVAIIDSEGNDRVVHRVAYGAKIRVDDGDEVKRGQRLAEWDPYTRPILAEVEGEVAFEDLIDGNSVSEQTDEATGFTKRVVIDWRTSQRGDGLRPALAVARGGEVVKLDRGGEARYLLSVDAVIAVEPGEKVAPGDVLARIPLESAKTKDITGGLPRVAELFEARRPKDHAIIAEIDGTIRFGRDYKNKRRIIIEPEDATMEPAEYLIPKGKPFHLQEGDTIERGEYILDGNPAPHDILAIKGVEELARYLVNEIQEVYRLQGVLINDKHIEVIVRQMLQKVEITDPGESGLLKDEQIDKVDFDELNEELIAEGKKPAHGVPVLLGITKASLQTRSFVSAASFQETTRVLTEAAVSGKADLLEGLKENVIVGRLIPAGTGAGISQVKHIAGKRDDLILEERRRQAESVKLEAPVADSPEPQEEPAE, encoded by the coding sequence ATGAATCATCATCACCACGTCATGGACCCCTTCAATCCGCAGGCTCAGGCGCAGACTTTTGACCAGATGAAGGTCAATATCGCGAGCCCGGAGAAGATCCTTTCCTGGTCGTACGGCGAAATCAAAAAGCCGGAAACCATCAACTACCGTACGTTCAAGCCAGAACGCGACGGCCTGTTCTGTGCACGCATCTTTGGCCCGACCAAGGATTACGAATGCCTTTGCGGCAAGTACAAGCGCATGAAGTTCAAGGGCGTCATCTGCGAGAAGTGCGGCGTTGAAGTCACATTGTCCCGCGTTCGGCGCGAGCGCATGGGCCATATCGAACTCGCGGCACCCGTGGCGCATATCTGGTTCCTGAAGTCGTTGCCGTCCCGCATCGCGCTTCTGCTGGATATGACGCTCAAGGATGTCGAGCGCATCTTGTACTTTGAGTACTATGTGGTCACCGAGCCGGGTCTTACAGCCTTTGGTCAGTATGAATTGCTGAGCGAAGAGCAGTATATCGACGCCCAGGACCAGTATGGTGCCGACAGCTTCACCGCCATGATCGGTGCTGAAGCCATTCGCGAAATGCTGATGTCGCTCGAGCTGGAAAAGATCGCCGATCAGCTGCGCGTGGAAATTGCCGAGGCAACCACCGAACTGAAGCCGAAGAAACTGGCCAAGCGCCTGAAGATCGTTGAGCAGTTCATCGTTTCGGGCAACAAGCCTGAATGGATGATCATGACGATCATTCCGGTCATTCCGCCCGAACTGCGTCCGCTTGTGCCGCTGGACGGTGGCCGTTTCGCGACCTCGGATCTCAACGATCTTTATCGTCGTGTGATCAACCGCAACAACCGTCTGCGTCGTCTGATCGAATTGCGTGCACCGGATATCATTATCCGCAACGAAAAGCGCATGCTGCAGGAAGCCGTTGACGCCCTGTTCGACAACGGTCGCCGTGGCCGCACCATCACCGGTGCGAACAAGCGTCCGCTCAAGTCGCTCTCGGACAACCTCAAGGGCAAGCACGGCCGTTTCCGCCAGAACCTTCTGGGCAAGCGCGTCGATTATTCCGGCCGTTCGGTTATCACCGTGGGTCCGGAACTCAAGCTGCACCAGTGTGGTCTGCCCAAGAAGATGGCGCTCGAACTGTTCAAGCCGTTCATCTACTCGCGGCTGGAAGCCAAGGGCTTCTCCTCCACGGTCAAGCAGGCCAAGAAGCTGGTTGAAAAGGAAAAGCCCGAAGTCTGGGATATCCTTGACGAAGTGATTCGTGAGCATCCGGTTCTGTTGAACCGCGCGCCCACCCTTCACCGTCTGGGCATCCAGGCCTTCGAACCGATCCTGATCGAGGGCAAGGCCATCCAGCTGCATCCGCTGGTATGTACAGCGTTTAACGCCGACTTTGACGGCGATCAGATGGCTGTTCACGTGCCGCTGAGCCTTGAGGCCCAGCTGGAAGCCCGCGTGTTGATGATGTCGACCAACAACATTCTGCACCCCGCCAATGGTCAGCCGATCATTGTGCCCTCGCAGGATATCGTTCTCGGCCTCTATCACCTCAGCCTGATGAACGACAACGAGCCGGGCGAAGGCATGGCCTTCGGCAATATCGGCGAGCTAGAGCATGCTCTGGCCACCGGTACGGTCACGATGCACACCAAGATCAAGGGCCGTGTCAAACGGGTCGATGCCGAAGGCAATGTCACGACCGAAGTGGTCGAGACCTCGCCGGGCCGTATGTTGATCGGTCAGTTGCTGCCTGAGAGCGTTGCAGTGCCTTTCGAGGTCTGTAACCAGGTCATGACCAAGAAGATGGTCTCCAAGATGATCGACACGGTTTACCGTGGCTGTGGTCAGAAAGAGACCGTGATCTTTTGTGACCGCATCATGGATCTCGGGTTCAAGCATGCGTGCCGCGCCGGTATTTCGTTCGGCAAGGACGACATGGTTATCCCCGACACCAAGGCTGGCATCGTTGAGGCGACCCGCAAGCAGGTCGAGGAATTCGAGCAGCAGTACAATGACGGTCTCATCACCCAGGGCGAGAAGTACAACAAGGTTGTCGACGCCTGGGCCAAGTGCGGTGACAAGGTTGCCGACGAGATGATGGCCCGCATTTCTGCGGTCGATGTCGATGCGGAAACAGGACGTCAGAAGCCGATCAACTCGGTTTACATGATGGCCCATTCCGGTGCGCGTGGTTCACCGGCCCAGATGAAGCAGCTTGCCGGTATGCGTGGTCTTATGGCCCGTCCGGATGGCTCGATCATTGAAACGCCGATCACGTCGAACTTTAAGGAAGGTCTGACCGTGATGGAGTACTTCAACTCCACTCACGGTGCCCGTAAGGGTCTGGCTGATACCGCCATGAAGACTGCTAACTCCGGCTATCTGACCCGTCGTCTGGTGGACGTGGCCCAGGATTCGATCATTACCGAGATTGATTGCGGTACAGATCGTGGCCTGGCCATGGAAGCGGTCGTCGATTCAGGTCAGATCGTGGCCTCCCTTGGCCAGCGTATCCTCGGCCGTACCACGGCAGACGATATTGTCGACCCGGCAACGGGCGAAGTTATCGCACCCCGTGGCACATTGCTCGACGAAGCGCTTGTCGATGCCATCGAGGCGGCAAAGGTCCAGACGACCCGCATCCGCTCGCCGCTCACCTGTGACATCCGTCAGGGTGTCTGTGCGGCTTGCTACGGACGTGATCTTGCCCGCGGTACTCCGGTCAATATCGGTGAAGCTGTCGGCGTTATCGCTGCACAGTCCATTGGTGAGCCGGGCACCCAGCTGACCATGCGTACCTTCCACATTGGTGGTACGGCACAGGTTGTCGATAGCTCGTTCTTTGAGGCAAGCGTCGAAGGCAAGGTCGAAATCCGTAACCGCAATGTCGTGAAGCTGGCTGACAAGTCGCTGATCGCCATGGGCCGCAACGTCATGGTCGCTATCATTGATAGCGAAGGCAATGACCGCGTTGTCCACCGTGTGGCTTATGGTGCCAAGATCCGTGTCGATGACGGTGACGAGGTCAAGCGCGGTCAGCGTCTGGCCGAGTGGGATCCATACACCCGTCCGATCCTCGCTGAAGTTGAGGGCGAAGTGGCCTTTGAGGACCTCATCGACGGCAATTCGGTCTCCGAACAGACCGACGAGGCGACCGGCTTTACCAAGCGTGTTGTTATCGACTGGCGCACCAGCCAGCGCGGTGACGGCCTGCGCCCGGCACTGGCAGTCGCCCGCGGCGGTGAAGTGGTCAAGCTCGATCGTGGTGGCGAAGCCCGCTACCTGCTCTCGGTGGATGCGGTTATTGCCGTTGAGCCCGGCGAGAAGGTGGCACCGGGTGACGTGCTGGCACGTATTCCGCTCGAAAGCGCCAAGACCAAGGACATCACCGGTGGTCTGCCGCGTGTGGCCGAACTGTTCGAAGCCCGTCGTCCCAAGGATCACGCCATCATCGCCGAGATCGATGGTACCATCCGCTTTGGTCGCGACTACAAGAACAAGCGCCGCATCATCATCGAGCCTGAAGATGCGACGATGGAACCCGCTGAGTATCTGATCCCCAAGGGCAAGCCATTCCACCTTCAGGAAGGCGATACCATTGAGCGGGGTGAATATATTCTCGACGGCAATCCGGCACCGCATGACATTCTGGCGATCAAGGGCGTCGAGGAGCTTGCACGCTACCTCGTCAACGAGATCCAGGAAGTCTATCGCTTGCAGGGCGTGTTGATTAACGACAAGCACATCGAGGTGATCGTTCGCCAGATGCTGCAAAAGGTCGAAATCACCGATCCGGGCGAAAGCGGCTTGCTGAAAGACGAGCAGATCGACAAGGTCGATTTCGACGAGCTCAACGAAGAGCTGATTGCCGAAGGCAAGAAGCCAGCTCATGGCGTGCCGGTTCTTCTCGGTATCACCAAGGCATCGTTGCAGACCCGTTCGTTTGTGTCGGCCGCCTCGTTCCAGGAAACCACACGCGTGCTCACAGAAGCCGCGGTTTCCGGCAAGGCCGATCTTCTCGAAGGTCTCAAGGAAAACGTCATCGTCGGCCGGCTCATTCCTGCCGGTACCGGTGCAGGCATCTCGCAGGTCAAGCATATTGCCGGCAAGCGTGATGACCTCATCCTTGAAGAGCGTCGCCGTCAGGCGGAATCGGTCAAACTGGAGGCACCCGTTGCCGACAGCCCCGAGCCGCAGGAAGAGCCTGCCGAATAG
- the rpoB gene encoding DNA-directed RNA polymerase subunit beta — MATTFNGRRKVRKSFGSIREVTEMPNLIEVQKASYDQFLLVDVPEGGRANEGLQSVFKSVFPITDFSNTASLEFVSYEFEQPKYDTEECRQRDMTFAAPLKVTLRLIVFEVDEETGARSVKDIKEQDVYMGDMPFMTMNGTFVVNGTERVIVSQMHRSPGVFFDHDKGKTHSSGKLLFAARIIPYRGSWLDIEFDAKDVVFARIDRRRKIPVTSLLKALGMDAEEILDTYYDTLSFEKTKKGWQKPFDPEKVKGAKPTHDMIDAKTGDVVHEAGKKLSVRAAKKIAENGTTHLLIEETDLYGQFIAQDLLNLETGEIYAEAGDEIDEKLLEKLVEAGFDKLPILDIDHVTVGAYLRNTLAVDKNETREDALFDIYRVMRPGEPPTIETAEAMFQSLFFDSERYDLSAVGRVKMNMRLDIEAEDTVRVLRKEDIVEVVRTLVNLRDGRGEIDDIDNLGNRRVRSVGELMENHYRLGLLRMERAIKERMSSVEIDTVMPQDLINAKPAAAAVREFFGSSQLSQFMDQTNPLSEITHKRRLSALGPGGLTRERAGFEVRDVHVTHYGRICPIETPEGPNIGLINSLATFARVNKYGFIETPYRKIVDGKVTDEVVYLSAMEEAKYRVAQANAKLTDDATFQNELVTARHAGEVTLTPREQIDLMDVSPKQVISVAAALIPFLENDDANRALMGSNMQRQAVPLLRSQAPYVGTGMEAVVARDSGAAIVAKRSGIVDQVDATRVVIRATQETDASKSGVDIYNLMKFQRSNQSTCINQRPLVVVGDHINAGDIIADGPSTELGDLALGRNVVVAFMPWNGYNFEDSILLSEKIVKEDVFTSIHIEEYEVNARDTKLGPEEITRDIPNVSEEALKNLDEAGIVHIGADVGPGDILVGKITPKGESPMTPEEKLLRAIFGEKASDVRDTSLRVPPGDAGTVVEVRVFNRHGIDKDERAMAIEREEIERLAKDRDDEQSILDRNVYARLKEMLFGKAATAGPKGYLAGTKLNDSIFDSQPRSKWWQFAIDDDKVMQEIEALQGQYDESRKLLEQRFIDKVDKLQRGDELPPGVMKMVKVFVATKRKIQSGDKMAGRHGNKGVVSRIVPQEDMPYLEDGTPVEIVLNPLGVPSRMNVGQILETHLGWACAGMGRKIDEMMRVYREQGDLKPLKAEIDYLFEGDETLTDLDDDSVVRLGEHLSKGVSIATPVFDGAKEHDIVEMLERAGLKGTGQSTLYDGRTGEQFDRQVTVGYIYMLKLHHLVDDKIHARSIGPYSLVTQQPLGGKAQFGGQRFGEMEVWALEAYGAAYTLQEMLTIKSDDVAGRTKVYEAIVRGDDTFEAGIPESFNVLVKEIRSLGLNVELTESELEAEQDELSSAAEGELEPPVDAAE, encoded by the coding sequence ATGGCTACCACGTTCAACGGCCGCCGCAAGGTGCGCAAATCGTTCGGCAGCATTCGCGAAGTCACGGAGATGCCCAATCTGATCGAGGTTCAAAAGGCCTCTTATGATCAGTTTCTGCTTGTTGATGTGCCCGAAGGTGGCCGCGCCAACGAGGGGCTTCAGTCCGTGTTCAAATCGGTTTTCCCGATCACGGATTTTTCCAATACAGCCTCGCTGGAATTCGTTTCCTACGAATTCGAACAGCCCAAATATGACACCGAGGAATGCCGCCAGCGCGACATGACCTTTGCAGCTCCCCTTAAGGTGACGCTGCGCCTGATCGTCTTTGAAGTGGACGAGGAAACCGGCGCGCGCTCCGTCAAGGATATCAAGGAGCAGGACGTTTATATGGGTGACATGCCGTTCATGACCATGAACGGTACTTTCGTCGTCAACGGTACAGAGCGCGTTATCGTTTCGCAGATGCACCGTTCGCCTGGCGTGTTCTTCGATCACGACAAGGGCAAGACCCATTCGTCCGGTAAACTGCTGTTTGCAGCCCGCATCATTCCCTATCGTGGCTCCTGGCTCGATATCGAATTCGACGCCAAGGATGTCGTCTTCGCCCGTATCGATCGCCGCCGTAAAATTCCGGTAACCTCGCTTTTGAAGGCGCTGGGCATGGATGCCGAGGAAATCCTCGACACCTATTACGACACGCTGTCCTTCGAGAAGACCAAAAAAGGCTGGCAGAAGCCGTTTGATCCCGAGAAAGTCAAGGGCGCCAAGCCGACCCATGACATGATCGACGCCAAGACCGGCGATGTCGTGCATGAAGCCGGCAAGAAGCTCTCGGTACGCGCCGCCAAAAAGATCGCTGAAAACGGCACAACGCACCTTCTCATCGAAGAGACGGATCTGTACGGCCAGTTCATCGCTCAGGATCTGCTCAACCTTGAAACAGGTGAGATTTACGCAGAAGCCGGTGACGAGATCGACGAGAAGCTGCTCGAAAAGCTGGTGGAAGCCGGTTTCGACAAGCTGCCGATCCTCGACATTGATCACGTCACTGTCGGTGCCTATCTGCGCAACACGCTCGCGGTCGACAAGAATGAGACCCGCGAGGATGCGCTGTTCGACATCTACCGCGTGATGCGTCCGGGTGAGCCCCCCACCATCGAAACCGCTGAGGCGATGTTCCAGTCATTGTTCTTTGACTCAGAGCGTTATGATCTCTCGGCCGTTGGTCGCGTCAAGATGAACATGCGTCTGGATATCGAGGCCGAAGATACGGTCCGCGTTCTGCGCAAGGAAGACATCGTTGAAGTCGTCCGCACCCTCGTCAATCTGCGCGACGGTCGTGGCGAAATCGATGATATCGACAATCTCGGCAACCGCCGTGTGCGTTCGGTCGGCGAATTGATGGAAAACCATTATCGCCTTGGCCTGTTGCGCATGGAACGTGCGATCAAGGAACGTATGTCCTCGGTCGAAATCGACACGGTCATGCCCCAGGATCTGATCAACGCCAAGCCGGCTGCCGCTGCTGTCCGCGAGTTCTTCGGTTCCTCGCAGCTCAGCCAGTTTATGGATCAGACCAACCCGCTGTCTGAAATCACCCACAAGCGCCGCCTGTCAGCGCTTGGGCCGGGCGGTTTGACCCGTGAGCGCGCCGGCTTTGAAGTCCGCGACGTGCACGTGACCCATTATGGCCGTATCTGCCCGATTGAGACCCCTGAAGGTCCGAATATCGGTCTGATCAACTCGCTGGCCACTTTCGCCCGCGTCAATAAATACGGTTTCATCGAAACCCCGTACCGCAAGATCGTGGACGGCAAGGTCACCGATGAGGTTGTCTATCTCTCGGCCATGGAAGAAGCGAAATATCGCGTCGCCCAGGCCAACGCCAAGCTGACCGATGACGCCACCTTCCAGAACGAGCTGGTCACAGCCCGTCATGCAGGTGAAGTCACCCTGACGCCGCGTGAGCAGATCGATCTCATGGACGTGAGCCCCAAGCAGGTCATCTCGGTGGCTGCAGCGCTCATTCCGTTCCTTGAAAACGATGACGCCAACCGCGCTCTCATGGGATCGAACATGCAGCGTCAGGCTGTGCCGCTTCTGCGGTCGCAGGCGCCATATGTCGGTACCGGCATGGAAGCCGTTGTGGCCCGCGACAGTGGCGCTGCCATCGTCGCCAAGCGCTCCGGTATCGTGGATCAGGTGGACGCAACCCGCGTGGTTATTCGTGCCACTCAGGAAACCGACGCTTCCAAGTCCGGCGTCGATATCTACAACCTGATGAAGTTCCAGCGTTCCAACCAGTCAACCTGCATCAACCAGCGTCCGTTGGTTGTGGTGGGTGACCATATCAATGCTGGCGACATCATTGCGGATGGTCCCTCCACCGAATTGGGTGATCTGGCGCTCGGCCGCAACGTGGTCGTCGCGTTCATGCCCTGGAATGGCTACAACTTCGAAGATTCGATCCTTCTGTCCGAAAAGATCGTCAAGGAAGATGTCTTCACCTCGATCCATATCGAGGAATATGAAGTCAACGCCCGTGACACCAAGCTTGGGCCTGAAGAAATCACCCGGGATATTCCGAACGTTTCCGAAGAAGCCCTGAAGAATCTCGACGAAGCCGGTATTGTGCACATTGGTGCCGATGTTGGCCCCGGCGACATTCTGGTCGGCAAGATCACACCAAAGGGCGAAAGCCCGATGACGCCGGAAGAAAAGCTTCTGCGCGCGATCTTCGGTGAAAAGGCCTCTGACGTCCGTGACACGTCCCTGCGCGTACCGCCCGGGGATGCTGGTACTGTTGTTGAAGTCCGGGTGTTCAACCGCCACGGCATCGACAAGGACGAACGCGCCATGGCTATCGAGCGCGAGGAAATCGAGCGCTTGGCCAAGGACCGTGACGACGAACAGTCCATTCTGGACCGGAACGTTTACGCCCGCTTGAAGGAAATGCTGTTCGGCAAGGCCGCAACGGCTGGCCCGAAGGGCTATCTGGCAGGCACCAAGCTCAATGACTCGATCTTTGACAGCCAGCCGCGGTCGAAGTGGTGGCAGTTCGCCATCGACGACGACAAGGTAATGCAGGAGATCGAAGCGCTGCAGGGCCAGTATGACGAGAGCCGCAAGCTGCTTGAGCAGCGGTTCATCGACAAGGTCGACAAACTGCAGCGTGGCGATGAGCTGCCGCCAGGCGTCATGAAGATGGTCAAGGTCTTTGTTGCAACCAAGCGCAAGATCCAGTCCGGCGATAAAATGGCTGGCCGTCACGGCAACAAGGGTGTTGTTTCCCGCATCGTCCCGCAGGAAGACATGCCTTATCTCGAAGACGGTACCCCCGTTGAAATCGTCTTGAACCCGCTCGGCGTGCCCTCACGTATGAACGTTGGTCAGATCCTTGAAACCCATCTGGGTTGGGCCTGTGCCGGCATGGGCCGTAAGATCGATGAGATGATGCGCGTTTACCGCGAGCAGGGCGATCTGAAGCCGCTAAAGGCCGAAATCGACTACCTGTTTGAAGGTGACGAAACCCTGACCGATCTCGATGACGACAGCGTTGTGCGTCTCGGCGAGCATTTGTCCAAGGGCGTTTCCATTGCCACCCCGGTATTCGACGGTGCCAAGGAACATGACATCGTGGAAATGCTGGAACGGGCAGGGCTCAAGGGCACTGGCCAGTCCACATTGTACGATGGCCGTACCGGCGAGCAGTTCGATCGGCAGGTGACGGTTGGGTATATCTACATGCTCAAACTGCATCACTTGGTGGACGACAAGATCCACGCCCGTTCGATCGGCCCCTACAGCCTCGTTACCCAGCAGCCGCTGGGTGGTAAGGCCCAGTTCGGTGGTCAGCGCTTTGGTGAAATGGAGGTGTGGGCGCTTGAAGCTTATGGTGCCGCATACACCTTGCAGGAAATGCTCACCATCAAGTCGGATGACGTTGCCGGCCGTACCAAGGTCTATGAGGCCATCGTGCGCGGCGACGACACCTTCGAGGCGGGTATCCCCGAGAGCTTCAACGTTCTCGTCAAGGAAATCCGTTCGCTTGGCCTCAATGTCGAGTTGACCGAGAGCGAGCTGGAAGCCGAACAAGACGAGCTGTCTTCGGCCGCCGAAGGCGAGCTTGAGCCTCCTGTGGACGCGGCGGAATAA
- the rplL gene encoding 50S ribosomal protein L7/L12 produces the protein MADLNKLVDDLSALTVLEASELSKMLEEKWGVSAAAPVAVAAAAGGAGAEAAEEKDEFDVVLTAFGDQKLNVIKEVRAITGLGLAESKALVEGAPKPVKEGVAKAEAEELKTKLEAAGATVELK, from the coding sequence ATGGCTGATCTTAATAAACTCGTAGACGACCTGTCTGCATTGACTGTTCTCGAAGCTTCCGAGCTTTCGAAAATGCTTGAAGAAAAGTGGGGCGTTTCCGCCGCTGCACCTGTGGCTGTTGCCGCAGCTGCTGGTGGTGCTGGCGCTGAAGCCGCTGAAGAAAAGGACGAGTTTGACGTCGTTCTGACCGCGTTTGGCGATCAGAAGCTCAACGTCATCAAGGAAGTCCGTGCCATCACCGGTCTTGGCCTCGCAGAGTCCAAGGCACTCGTTGAAGGTGCACCGAAGCCCGTTAAAGAAGGCGTTGCCAAGGCTGAAGCTGAAGAGCTGAAGACCAAATTGGAAGCCGCTGGCGCGACCGTCGAACTCAAGTAG
- the rplJ gene encoding 50S ribosomal protein L10: MDRAEKAELVGSLTEAFKSSGAIVVAHYAGLTVADMESLRVQMKQAGGSVKVAKNRLAKLALKETENADISDLFKGPTVIAYSEDPVVAPKVAIKFAEKNDKFVVLGGAMGSTELDASGVKALASVPSLDELRATLAGMLTRPAGKIAAVVQAPGGQVARVISAYSNKGEAA; this comes from the coding sequence GTGGATAGAGCGGAAAAAGCTGAGCTCGTCGGTTCGCTTACGGAGGCTTTCAAGTCTTCGGGCGCAATCGTCGTCGCTCACTATGCCGGTCTCACCGTAGCCGATATGGAAAGTCTGCGTGTGCAGATGAAACAGGCTGGTGGATCGGTAAAGGTCGCAAAGAACCGCCTTGCCAAGCTCGCTCTTAAAGAAACCGAGAATGCAGACATCTCGGACCTGTTCAAGGGTCCGACTGTTATTGCCTATTCGGAAGATCCCGTAGTCGCGCCGAAAGTCGCGATCAAATTCGCCGAAAAGAACGACAAGTTTGTCGTTCTTGGTGGTGCAATGGGCTCGACCGAACTTGATGCCTCTGGCGTCAAGGCTCTGGCATCTGTGCCCTCGCTCGACGAACTGCGCGCAACGCTCGCTGGCATGCTTACGCGGCCGGCCGGCAAGATCGCAGCCGTTGTGCAGGCACCGGGTGGCCAGGTCGCACGGGTTATTTCTGCATATTCCAATAAGGGTGAAGCCGCATAG